A genomic stretch from Glaciecola nitratireducens FR1064 includes:
- the ampE gene encoding beta-lactamase regulator AmpE: MTLISLLIVMALERVTSKAPEWHVHALVGKYIKFLQGRHWFSDTASMFSLLLIIFLPALLVWGIEQAVDNGLLTFALQLVVLWVCLGCPITRKNYKFYLQAAERKDFEACSLHSVAFGNESGDLDKVGQQLVFINYRQYAAVIIAFVLLGVPGVIIYSIAKELQLFTHRMAANDNNPEEVKDEVMGECTDENGELSIDKIMHVIDWVPVRLTTFGFMVVGHFSRALTYWLPALVDTTSSAKTILNNVAVAAEEVEADQQNCIDEPCMLVRLAKRNVLFILVGVSVLTMVGAVA; encoded by the coding sequence ATGACTCTTATCTCACTATTAATTGTAATGGCCTTAGAGCGCGTCACATCAAAAGCACCCGAGTGGCATGTTCATGCACTGGTTGGCAAATACATTAAATTTTTACAGGGCCGTCATTGGTTCAGCGATACTGCGTCTATGTTTTCTTTATTGCTTATCATATTTTTACCAGCGCTTTTGGTTTGGGGTATTGAGCAGGCGGTTGACAATGGATTGCTCACATTTGCGCTGCAGCTTGTTGTACTTTGGGTGTGTTTAGGCTGCCCGATTACCCGTAAAAATTATAAGTTTTATTTACAAGCTGCAGAGCGTAAGGATTTTGAAGCCTGTTCTTTGCACAGTGTTGCATTCGGCAATGAAAGCGGAGACCTAGACAAAGTAGGTCAGCAGTTGGTGTTTATTAATTACCGACAGTATGCCGCCGTTATCATTGCTTTTGTGCTGCTGGGCGTTCCTGGTGTCATCATTTATTCAATAGCCAAAGAGCTACAGTTGTTTACACATAGAATGGCCGCTAACGACAACAACCCTGAAGAGGTTAAAGACGAAGTGATGGGTGAATGCACAGATGAAAATGGTGAACTGTCCATTGATAAAATAATGCATGTGATTGATTGGGTTCCCGTGCGCTTAACAACCTTTGGCTTTATGGTAGTCGGTCATTTTTCAAGAGCACTCACCTATTGGTTGCCTGCGTTAGTGGATACAACATCTAGTGCAAAAACAATATTAAATAATGTTGCCGTTGCTGCCGAAGAGGTAGAGGCAGATCAACAAAACTGCATTGACGAACCGTGTATGTTAGTGAGATTGGCAAAGCGCAATGTACTATTTATCCTCGTCGGCGTGTCAGTGCTGACTATGGTCGGAGCAGTTGCCTAA
- the aceE gene encoding pyruvate dehydrogenase (acetyl-transferring), homodimeric type, which produces MTDVMHPDVDPTETQEWLDALEAVLAEEGIDRAHFLLESLIEKARRSGAHLPYDSTTAYINTIPAGQEPNMPGDQTIEAKIRNAIRWNAMMMVLRGSKKDLDLGGHISSFASSAMLYDVGFNNFFRAPNDKDGGDYLFVQGHVSPGIYSRAFIEGRLSEGQLDMFRQEVGGEGLSSYPHPKLMPDFWQFPTVSMGLGPMQAIYLARFLKYLTNRGLKDCSDQRVWCFMGDGEVDEPESLGAIGLASREGLDNLTFVINCNLQRLDGPVRGNGKIIQELEGTFRGAGWEVIKVIWGRYWDSLLARDTSGKLLDVMNETVDGEYQNFKAKGGAYTRENFFGKYPELKDMVANMSDEDIWRLNRGGHDPVKVYAAYKRATETVGRPQVILAKTVKGYGMGAAGEGKNIAHNVKKMDHESVMHYRDRLNIPLSNEEVENLPYFKFDDDSPEMKYLREKREALHGYMPVRLAKSTHDLPAPPLKAFDAITKGSGDREISTTMAFVRVLTVLLKDKQMGKNVVPIIPDEARTFGMEGLFRQVGIYSNSGQKYIPQDKDQVAYYREDKEGQVLQEGINELGAMSSFVAAGTSYSTNDLPMLPVYIYYSMFGFQRVGDMAWAAGDSQCRGFLVGGTAGRTTLNGEGLQHQDGHSHVQAGLIPNCISYDPTYGYEVAVITQDGCRRMLEEQENVFYYMTVMNENYVQPEMPKGCEEGIIKGIYKLDTVGAKKAKLKVKLLGSGTILVQVRKAAELLAEKYDVESEVYSVTSFNELTRDGIDCERWNMRNIDKKARVPYITEVLSDGNDGPTIVATDYIKAYGEQARAFVPGAYRVLGTDGFGRSDSRENLRSHFEVDANNVAYAALYELYKAGDFDKKALAKAIKDLGIDPDKINPLYA; this is translated from the coding sequence ATGACCGATGTGATGCATCCCGACGTGGATCCAACAGAAACGCAAGAATGGTTAGACGCACTTGAAGCAGTTTTAGCAGAAGAGGGTATTGATCGCGCTCATTTTTTGCTTGAGTCCTTAATTGAAAAAGCCCGACGCAGCGGGGCACACTTGCCTTACGACTCAACTACTGCGTACATCAACACCATTCCTGCGGGCCAAGAACCGAACATGCCTGGTGACCAAACTATCGAAGCTAAAATTCGTAACGCCATTCGCTGGAATGCAATGATGATGGTGCTGCGAGGCTCAAAAAAAGACCTAGATTTAGGCGGGCATATCTCAAGCTTTGCCTCATCTGCAATGCTTTACGATGTGGGCTTTAATAACTTCTTCCGTGCGCCGAATGATAAAGACGGTGGTGATTATTTGTTCGTGCAAGGTCACGTATCGCCGGGTATTTATTCTCGTGCTTTTATTGAGGGTCGTTTGTCTGAAGGTCAGTTAGACATGTTCAGACAAGAAGTGGGCGGCGAGGGCTTGTCTTCTTACCCGCATCCAAAATTAATGCCCGATTTCTGGCAGTTCCCTACGGTATCGATGGGCTTAGGTCCAATGCAGGCTATCTATTTAGCACGCTTCTTGAAATATCTCACTAACCGTGGTCTGAAAGATTGTTCTGATCAGCGCGTTTGGTGCTTCATGGGTGACGGTGAAGTTGATGAGCCTGAATCATTAGGAGCTATTGGTTTAGCTTCTCGTGAAGGACTAGATAATTTAACTTTCGTTATCAACTGTAACTTGCAGCGTTTGGATGGTCCGGTTCGTGGTAATGGTAAAATTATCCAAGAACTTGAAGGCACTTTCCGCGGCGCAGGTTGGGAAGTTATTAAAGTGATTTGGGGTCGTTACTGGGATTCACTGCTAGCCCGCGACACCTCAGGTAAATTGCTCGATGTTATGAATGAAACCGTCGACGGCGAATACCAGAACTTCAAGGCTAAAGGCGGAGCATATACCCGCGAGAACTTCTTCGGCAAATACCCTGAGTTAAAAGATATGGTTGCTAACATGTCTGATGAGGATATTTGGCGCTTGAACCGTGGGGGACACGATCCTGTTAAAGTTTATGCCGCTTACAAACGCGCAACAGAAACGGTGGGTCGTCCACAAGTTATCCTTGCTAAAACTGTGAAAGGTTACGGCATGGGTGCAGCGGGTGAAGGTAAAAACATTGCACACAACGTGAAGAAGATGGATCACGAAAGCGTGATGCATTATCGCGATCGTTTGAACATTCCTTTATCTAATGAAGAAGTTGAAAACTTACCTTATTTCAAGTTTGATGACGATAGCCCTGAAATGAAGTATTTACGTGAAAAACGTGAAGCTTTGCATGGTTATATGCCAGTGCGCTTGGCCAAGAGTACTCACGACTTACCGGCTCCGCCATTAAAAGCATTTGATGCGATTACTAAAGGGTCGGGCGACCGTGAGATTTCCACGACAATGGCCTTTGTTCGCGTTCTCACTGTTCTGTTGAAAGACAAGCAGATGGGTAAAAACGTAGTGCCAATTATTCCTGATGAAGCGCGCACGTTTGGTATGGAAGGCTTATTCCGTCAAGTAGGGATTTATTCCAACTCGGGTCAGAAGTACATTCCACAAGATAAAGACCAAGTTGCTTACTATCGTGAAGACAAAGAAGGCCAAGTACTGCAAGAAGGCATTAACGAGTTAGGCGCAATGTCGTCATTCGTTGCTGCTGGTACTTCTTACTCTACGAATGATTTGCCGATGCTGCCGGTTTACATTTACTACTCGATGTTCGGTTTCCAACGTGTGGGCGATATGGCGTGGGCTGCAGGTGATAGCCAATGTCGTGGTTTCCTAGTGGGCGGCACAGCAGGCAGAACGACGCTAAACGGCGAAGGTTTGCAGCATCAAGATGGTCATTCACATGTGCAGGCTGGTTTGATACCAAACTGCATCAGCTACGATCCAACCTATGGGTATGAAGTTGCTGTGATCACGCAAGATGGCTGTCGCAGAATGTTAGAAGAGCAAGAAAACGTGTTCTACTACATGACGGTTATGAACGAAAACTATGTACAGCCTGAAATGCCGAAAGGCTGCGAGGAAGGCATCATCAAAGGTATCTATAAGTTAGATACAGTTGGCGCCAAGAAAGCGAAACTTAAAGTAAAACTGCTCGGTTCAGGCACCATATTAGTGCAAGTTCGTAAAGCGGCTGAGCTTCTTGCTGAAAAGTACGATGTTGAATCAGAAGTTTACAGTGTGACCTCTTTCAACGAATTGACTCGTGACGGCATTGATTGCGAACGTTGGAACATGCGAAACATTGATAAAAAAGCACGCGTTCCTTACATAACGGAAGTATTGTCTGATGGAAACGATGGCCCAACGATAGTCGCTACCGATTACATTAAAGCCTATGGCGAACAAGCCAGAGCATTTGTACCTGGCGCATACCGTGTGCTAGGCACCGATGGCTTTGGTCGTTCAGATAGCCGTGAAAATTTACGTAGTCACTTTGAAGTAGATGCCAACAACGTTGCGTATGCAGCGCTGTACGAGCTTTACAAAGCAGGTGATTTTGATAAGAAAGCACTTGCAAAAGCGATTAAGGATTTGGGTATTGACCCAGATAAAATTAATCCGCTTTACGCTTAA
- a CDS encoding FCD domain-containing protein yields MVLDGTLVAGEKLLPERLLAEKFQVSRPSLREAIQNLQAKGLIERKQGGGTFITQNLSAKMTDPLLALVASRPETQFDLLEFRHALEGMAAYYAALRGQPEDYQALNNALNSLPSLQHSNVNAAKLGSSQANDNPEQEAEALVEFYLTMAKAAHNMVLLHVMRSMRGMLVENIKRNLEMLRAGADVEVQIREQRHAIVQAISSQDPEAARKASNKHLGFVESTLLDINKRDVKLQRAMRRIEVKETGKTAS; encoded by the coding sequence ATGGTTTTGGACGGGACACTTGTTGCTGGCGAAAAGCTTTTACCTGAGCGATTGCTAGCCGAAAAATTTCAAGTTTCACGCCCTTCATTGCGTGAAGCCATTCAAAACTTGCAAGCGAAAGGCTTGATTGAGCGCAAGCAAGGGGGGGGCACGTTTATTACCCAAAACCTTAGCGCTAAAATGACCGATCCTTTATTAGCGCTTGTTGCATCTCGGCCAGAAACGCAGTTCGATTTACTCGAGTTTAGGCATGCGCTGGAAGGGATGGCGGCATATTACGCAGCTCTGCGAGGCCAGCCAGAAGATTACCAGGCCTTGAACAACGCTCTAAACAGCCTCCCTAGTTTGCAGCACTCAAACGTGAACGCGGCAAAACTTGGCTCAAGCCAAGCCAATGATAATCCCGAGCAAGAAGCTGAAGCACTAGTAGAGTTTTATCTAACTATGGCAAAAGCTGCTCACAATATGGTGCTTTTGCACGTAATGCGCAGTATGCGAGGCATGCTAGTTGAAAATATTAAACGAAATTTAGAAATGCTGCGTGCTGGCGCTGATGTAGAAGTGCAAATACGTGAGCAACGCCATGCCATTGTGCAGGCCATCAGTTCGCAAGACCCTGAAGCAGCTCGTAAAGCAAGCAACAAACACTTGGGTTTTGTTGAAAGTACCTTATTAGACATCAACAAACGCGATGTGAAGTTACAGCGCGCGATGCGAAGAATTGAAGTAAAAGAAACTGGAAAGACAGCCTCTTGA